In Paralichthys olivaceus isolate ysfri-2021 chromosome 1, ASM2471397v2, whole genome shotgun sequence, the following are encoded in one genomic region:
- the ss18l2 gene encoding SS18-like protein 2 — protein sequence MSIVFVPKKLRGKAKINQETIQRLLDENDQLVRCITEYMQKGRAVECVQYQQILHRNIVYLATIADASPDNTPSSSNSASNDAPASTPAMDGAGPTG from the exons ATGTCCATCGTGTTTGTGCCAAAGAAACTACGAGGAAAAGCCAAAATCAACCAGGAGACGATACAGAGG CTGCTGGATGAAAACGACCAGCTGGTCAGATGTATCACAGAGTACATGCAGAAAGGCCGAGCGGTGGAGTGCGTCCA ATACCAGCAGATCCTGCACCGCAACATCGTCTACCTGGCCACCATAGCTGATGCCAGCCCTGACAACACGCCCTCCTCCTCAAAT tCTGCATCTAACGACGCTCCAGCCTCCACACCAGCGATGGATGGAGCTGGCCCCACAGGATGA